GATCGTTATGGAATTGAAGGAACAGCCAGAGCCTCTTTTTCTGTTTATAATACTAAGGAAGAGATTGATAATATGGTGGAGGGCATTGCCAAAATCGTAAAAATGATGCGCAAATAATATGGCCGATACGATCAACGAAATACAGGACGAAATAATTGATGAGTTTGCCCTTTTGGATGGTGACCAGGAGATGACCAATTTCTATATTATGGAATTAGGTCAGAAACTGCCAGAGCTGGAAGAAGAGTACAAAACTGAAGACAATATCATTAAGGGTTGCCAATCTAAAGTATGGGTGGTACCAGTAGCTGATGGCGAGCGTTTGCAGTTCAAAGCAGACAGTAATTCAGCAATAACCAAAGGTTTAGTAAGTTTGCTGGTTCGTATTTTCAACGACCAAAAGGCTCAGAACATATTGGATGCAGACCTCTATTTTATTGATAAAATTGGCATGAACCGCTTCATTGGCACTCAACGCTCCAATGGCTTTGCAGCAATGATTAAGCAAATTAAGCTATTCGCGCTGGTACAAAAAGACCGAATTGAAGCTACTAAGTAATCATCTTATGAGTACAGAAAAATCATCTAACATAGAAAACCTTAGAGAGAAGGTTGTTAACGCCATCAAAACAGTATACGACCCGGAAATTCCGGTAGATATTTATGAATTGGGACTCATCTACGAGATCAATGTTTATCCGGTAAACAATGCTTACATTTTGATGACATTAACTTCTCCGGCCTGTCCGGCAGCGGAAACAATTCCTGCAGAGGTAGAACAAAAGGTAAAAGCAATTGAGGGCATTAATGATGTAAAAGTAGAACTCACTTTTGACCCTCCTTTTTCTCAGGACATGATGTCTGATGCGGCTAAGCTTGAGCTTGGCTTCATGTAAAATCAATTATATATTATAAAAACATATAGATATGTATCCAGAACAATTAGTTGCACCTATGCGCGAAGACCTGACTTCTGTTGGATTTCAG
This window of the Porifericola rhodea genome carries:
- a CDS encoding SufE family protein; its protein translation is MADTINEIQDEIIDEFALLDGDQEMTNFYIMELGQKLPELEEEYKTEDNIIKGCQSKVWVVPVADGERLQFKADSNSAITKGLVSLLVRIFNDQKAQNILDADLYFIDKIGMNRFIGTQRSNGFAAMIKQIKLFALVQKDRIEATK
- a CDS encoding SUF system Fe-S cluster assembly protein; the encoded protein is MSTEKSSNIENLREKVVNAIKTVYDPEIPVDIYELGLIYEINVYPVNNAYILMTLTSPACPAAETIPAEVEQKVKAIEGINDVKVELTFDPPFSQDMMSDAAKLELGFM